The following coding sequences are from one Bacteroidales bacterium window:
- a CDS encoding tyrosine-type recombinase/integrase — MGENLYPFRKATLNDCGGDVSQRWYISFYAWSIQKNMLIRRRDYSVNNYKTKEERRAYAKNQIKSINVILSDGYHIDVNKKSEKETEINKSVTLEKALLNILEIKKSTFRNSSYLSFSSTLNIFLKWAKDNKFAFTNINYFDRFKAQMYVDYLLSEKKFSGKTVNVKNSCLKSLFNNLIERDVIKENPFVKLKKQKEVKSLQNIAYTTKEIEKIKKEILKTDKELWLFIQFIYYCFMRPNEIRLLKIENIDLKKRKIFIPAAISKNCKEGYLDIPAPLFDSLKISKILKGKNNYYLFCGKTQEIPVSKNVMSRRHRIIIDELGFGSNYTLYSWKHTGVVQAYNAGVDIKSIQRQCRHSSIEMTDNYLKSLGLYENEAFLMKMPKL, encoded by the coding sequence TTCAAAAAAATATGCTAATCAGGAGAAGAGATTATTCGGTAAACAACTATAAAACTAAGGAAGAACGAAGGGCATACGCTAAAAATCAAATAAAATCTATCAATGTAATTTTATCTGATGGATACCATATAGATGTAAATAAGAAATCTGAAAAAGAAACTGAAATTAATAAATCAGTAACGCTTGAAAAAGCATTGTTAAATATTCTTGAAATAAAAAAATCAACTTTTCGTAACAGTTCTTACTTATCATTTAGTAGCACACTGAATATTTTTTTAAAATGGGCTAAGGATAATAAGTTTGCATTTACCAACATTAATTATTTTGATAGATTCAAAGCACAGATGTACGTTGATTATTTATTATCTGAAAAGAAATTTAGTGGAAAAACTGTTAATGTTAAAAATTCGTGTTTAAAATCTTTATTCAATAATTTAATTGAACGTGATGTAATAAAAGAAAATCCATTTGTTAAATTAAAGAAACAAAAAGAAGTTAAATCGCTTCAAAACATTGCATATACAACTAAAGAAATTGAAAAAATAAAGAAGGAAATATTAAAAACAGATAAAGAGCTATGGTTGTTTATTCAGTTCATTTACTATTGCTTCATGCGTCCTAACGAAATTCGATTGTTAAAAATTGAAAATATTGATTTAAAAAAACGAAAAATATTTATTCCGGCTGCAATATCTAAAAATTGCAAAGAAGGTTATCTCGACATTCCAGCTCCCCTGTTTGATTCGCTGAAAATTTCAAAAATATTAAAAGGGAAAAATAATTATTATTTATTTTGCGGAAAAACTCAAGAAATACCTGTTTCAAAGAATGTGATGAGCAGGCGTCATAGAATAATTATTGATGAATTAGGATTTGGAAGTAATTATACTTTATACTCATGGAAGCATACAGGAGTTGTACAAGCGTATAATGCTGGAGTTGATATTAAAAGTATTCAACGCCAATGCAGGCATAGCAGTATTGAAATGACTGACAACTATCTTAAATCACTTGGGCTTTATGAAAATGAAGCTTTCCTGATGAAGATGCCTAAATTATAA